From a region of the Paenibacillus segetis genome:
- the cymR gene encoding cysteine metabolism transcriptional regulator CymR — MKISTKGRYGLTIMMELAAKFGEGPTSLKSIAEKNQLSEHYLEQLIAPLRNAGLVKSIRGAYGGYILAREAAEITAGDIIRVLEGPISVVDFTEEDDPAKRDLWLRIRDSIADVIDSTTLEYLISFEEHGGKENYMFYI; from the coding sequence TTGAAGATTTCCACAAAGGGACGCTATGGCTTAACAATCATGATGGAACTAGCCGCAAAATTTGGTGAAGGACCAACCTCCCTAAAAAGTATTGCAGAGAAGAATCAATTATCTGAGCATTATTTGGAGCAACTGATTGCGCCACTGCGTAACGCTGGTTTGGTCAAGAGTATTCGCGGTGCATACGGCGGGTATATCCTAGCGAGGGAAGCAGCAGAGATTACCGCGGGAGATATTATTCGTGTGTTGGAAGGGCCTATCTCTGTAGTGGATTTTACGGAAGAAGACGATCCAGCCAAGCGAGACTTGTGGTTGCGTATTCGCGATAGTATCGCTGATGTGATTGATTCCACTACACTTGAGTATTTGATCTCATTTGAAGAACATGGCGGTAAAGAGAATTACATGTTCTACATATAA